Within Hoplias malabaricus isolate fHopMal1 chromosome 16, fHopMal1.hap1, whole genome shotgun sequence, the genomic segment ATAGAAACCAGACTTCCAGAGCATTTAACGCTTCTGAAATGTATGTCAGATGCCTGAGTTgtttctgtaatatatttaagaaGATGTTTGTTCTAAAACTTCTTCAAATTTATCAAAGGTTGAGAGGGTACTATAAGGCAAACCTCTaaggaaaacatttattttaattatgatCAACAATGTTCCACATACAAAAAATCCAGAGATGTGTGTGGCATTACTTAAATAGTAATTTTTGATTGATCAATGCAGGATTTTTTAAAAACCGCCCCCTTTAAGGTGGATCCATTAGCAAGATAACTGGGTAGTATCTCTGCATAGGACTACAGTTCAAGTAACACAGTAAAAACATATGTGCAACACCATAACAGCTGGTTTCTGAAGCTTGAGGCCTAACAGAAATTTCCATTTCAGTTCATTCACATCAAGGTTTGGGTCTCATATTGGAGCTCAGCTCTGTCAAACTGACGTGAAGTATGTACAAAGCAGAAGGCATCCCAAAGCGCATCCTTCAAGTCACATTAGATTTCTCTAACTGTTTTTATCTCTAACCGTTTTTAAATCCAAGCCCAAAACTTATTTCTATCGCTTGGCTTTTCAGCTATAAAACAGATGGATGCCCGTTTTAATgtatgtctgtttgtgttgagGAAGTGGTGACCAAAGGAGTTGTGTTCCTTCGTATAAAGCACCttggttttaaatgtgctataaaaaTAAGATTTACCTCTGTACTTACTTCAATAATCTAAAATTAAACAGTGATGAAGGCGGTGTGGctaagttttttttctgtttccacagtcagtgtcTTAAAGTACAACATATTAGCCACAAGGGAACAACAAGTGGGAACAGCTAGAGCTCCCTTGGTAAGAGAAACTCTGAGACTCAAAATCTTGAAAGGGATTACTCTGGCAAATGAAACTCtaacctggaggaacagggaaAGGCATTGCCCTTAAGCAAACTGATACCTCGAACCCTGTCGAACCTGGACATGCAATCTTGAGAAACATCAACTCACCAGAGGAAGGATATGAACCAATTTGTTGAGCATTGCAAACTGTTGCTCTAGCAACTGAACAAAGTCTGTTCATACACCACCTCCAGGATGGAGTTTCTCTTTCAAATGTGTGACTTTCAGAATTCCTCTGTGTCCAGGGGGCTAGAGCTGTGTTAGCACACCACAGATTCTCACAATGACGCTTCCTCAATTTAGTCCTTACAGCATCTAAAACATAGGCTCAGATGAAGGCACGCTGTAATCCATTATTTCTGGATGTGAGGCTTTGCAAGAGACAGTCATGGGGcagttaaataaaaagtaatgaGGGATATAATTGCActtgaatatttgcaaaaataaaaaagggcaAAACAAACTAAGCATCTTACAAGTATCTTTTGCCAAACCTGCATTTTGCATTCACCAGCTTGTTCTATTGCTCTTGTTCTGAAGCTCTTTATAACCCGCAGCTTCTTTCAAAAACTGGTCAGCTTTCCTGAGCTTCTCCATTGCAGTGGCCAGCAGATCCTCTGGGTTACTTCCCCCTTCACTGCATGGTCCTATTTCTCCCAGCAGCTTTACAGTTTCTTCAAGCTCTACGGATACTTGACTTTGTAAGTTGTTCATGTCACTTCCCTGTGGTGTGGCCTGCAAGTCGACAAGGTTTCCCGTAGATGCAGACTTAGATTTGGAGGAGGGCACTGATGCTGAACCGGAAAGTTCGGTGGTGGGGCATGTGGTTTGTGGAGGGTTGGCGGAAGAGTTCTCTACAGTGGTTTTAGATGTCAGGGGTAAGATTTCTGGGGATGGCTTGTCCACACTTGGAGGAGTCTTGCTGTCAGAAGACTCTAAGTCCTCCTCACTGGTCTCACCATCCAGACCCTGGAGGCTTCCTTCCAGCTTATCTGTGGATGACGTTACTTGGTCACCATTTTCAGAATCCTCAGCAGAGAGCTGACCACTGTCTATAGACTTTTCTTCCACTTCCACTTCAGCCCCAGAGATGTTATCCAACTCTTCACCTGCTCCTGGACTACTGATTGACAAGACAAATACCTTGCGCTCATCTTTGGTTTCCTGAGTGTCTGGTTTCATATCATTCTGAGGAACAGCCTCTTTTTCTGAAACTGGGTTGGTGACAGTATTAGGAAGTGAGCTGACCACAGGGCCACTCTCTAGAGCGGTGTCTGCACTTTTAATGGGTGGTTTCATAGGCTTCTTTTTGGGTGGTGCTGGAGGTCCCTTTTTAACAATTTCTGGAGTTGAATTTGGAGTTGATTTGACTTCACTGGTAGATTTTACCAGTTCAGAACTTTTGTCTTCCACACTCTGAGTGGTGTCCAAGACAGCAGGTTTGGTAGCATCTTCCTTAACCAGGTTATCATCTGTACTAGGTGAATCCCAGCTCACTCCCTGGGACTTGGGGGCATTATTGGAGAGAGTGAATGCTTTATCTTCTATCTTAAGCCCACCTTCATCTTCGTCTGTCTTCTCAGAATCAGGATTGATAGCCTTTACATCCTCACCATCTTTCTCACCAACTTCACACTCTTTATCCTCTTTGTTGTCAATTTCTGGAAGACCTTTGTCATCACCTTCTGAAAGACCTTCTTTTTCAGTAAGTTCCTTGGTGGGTTTTTTGTCTTTCGATGGTGGAATCGGAGGATTGGTGGAATTGGTGGTGACAAGAGGGGTAGGTTCACAAGACTCTGCATCGTCTGCTTCATCAGACTCTTCTGGAGTTGGACTTGTCTCGTTTGCAGtaggggcttctccacactcgccaccaccatCTGAGGCATTCTCTTGAGTGCCATCTCCATTGACAGATATTGTTGGTTTGGCATCCTTTGAAGGAGGCATTGGAGGCTTCAGGACCTTCTTCTCCTGCATCACCTCACCTGGCTCCTCTTCTATAATTTCAGAAGGCTTTTTATCCTTCGATGGTGGCATTGGTGGCTTAAGAACCTTCTTTTGTGGAGCCTCACTCTCCTGGCTTTCACTGGGTTTGTTCTCCTTTGATGGCGGCATAGGTGGTTTCAGAGTTTTCTTCTGAGACGGAGATCCTTCACTGGCAGCTTCTTCTGGAATGTCATTCATGGATTTGGACGGAGTCTCTTGAGACTTTGCAGTTTCACTTCCTTCAGTACTGACAAAGTGTGTGCCATTAGGAGTCCTGTCTACGGCATCGAGGTCCATTCTGAGGATTCCATCTGATGACACGTTTGCAGCCTGATGGAGGAATTCATACATTAACTCTCAAGATCCAATCAAGTAATTCTTAGGCGAGGAATGTTAATCTGATATAAAAGGTGTTATGGTCCTGTTGTGAACATCATCTTAGCATACCTCTTTCATGTGTATTCTGGTGGGTGGCCTCCTACCACGGTTTCCTTTCGGGCGAGAACGTGTTACATGCTCCAAAGATAACCCTTCATCTACTTTTACCTGTGGTAGAAAAAGACAATGATGAGctttaatatatatacagtactgtgcaaaagttttaggcaccagagatttaaaaagctatttaacaaacaaacaacaaataatgcccaacattagaataaaaccattACTTGTTTTATactattatttgtttgtatttactatgattatatattattttatacaagcaccatgctCACTGAGGTTTAATATAAATTTTCAGCATTaggtttaatatatatatatatatatatatatatatatatatatatatatatataaatatatatatatacaaggtGGGTCTGTATATTATTAATGtgaatacaccttaataaaatgggaatggttggtgatattaacttcctctttgtggcacattagtatatgggagggggtacctgaaactacggatactggaagcctgtgctagcattcctgtggtgttgctatcagtgtgtgaagagtgggagaagagggttgcattgaccatccaacacaatgggcagcactttgaacacattttataagtggtctgaaacttgtaaataactcatgaaagaataaagttacattaaaaccaagcacaccattgtttttcttgtgaaatttccaatacgtttgatgtgtcacatgaccctcttcccattgaaaaaacaaaagttggatcaaaatggctgacttcaaaatggccaccatggtcatcaaccatcttgaaaagtccccccccccatatactaatgtgctacagacaggaagttaatatcaccaaccgttcccgttttattaaggtgtatccatataaatggacCACACCCTGTAGATAAAACAACACTatttcttatatatttatttggaaCTGAAAATAAGATGTCATCAGCTATATCAAAGCCTTCAAAAACAAGACATTCTTTAAAGATGTAAATGTTGAATGCCACTCTGTTTTAATTCTTTCCATCgaaaatgttttttatatatatatttaaaaagcttttctttattataaatataagttAATAAACGGTGGATACCTCATCAAAGATTTTATTCTTTGCTCGGTTAATGCCATCACTGAGTGCCTTGATCCAGGCATCTTTCTCCTCCTGATTTTGAGCTTGAAATTTGACATCACCGACCTAAAAACAAACAGGTTAAATAAAGTTATAGttaaatcaattaaataatTCCCTTTAATGCACAGAATGTGCTCTGTATCTGCCCCTTTTCAAAATGCtttcatattaaatatttaacatttgcaACTCGCAGTGAAGTACATTTGTGGTGCCTTACTTCCACTTTTGAGTAACTTTTAGTCTCAGTTCCAATTCTTTCAGTTTCAGCATAGTTCCTCTGTCCTTAGCATTGATGCATCACTCAACATCTGTGTATTTTTACACTCTGAACACAAGTCTTAATCATATCTTAACAGTCAAGTGCTTTGATGCTGGAAAAGATTAAATATTGATCTACGGGCTTTTTTCGTGGCAAACACTACAAAGTTTCACTTGCTTAACAGGAGCTTAAATGGGCTGCTGTAGATGGAGCAATAAGGAGCAATGATGTTGAAACAAGTGTCAGTGGTGTGTATCCTGTACAGCGCTCTTCCAAACCGCAGAGGAACACATCTGGATCCTCGCCAAGAACGATAACCATAGGCCAAGACCATCAGATGAAGAATGTATTTAGTCTAAGCTTCACTCTAACATTGGAATTCCCAAAAGGACTGTTTTCTTTTCCTCAATGGTTTGTCAGTGTATTTACACAAGccattgttctgctgtgtgACATTTAAATAATGAGTGATATATATCCGGGTTCTTGCTGCACTCAGCGTGTCTCCGAAGGCGTTTATTTTCCACTGTTTCTTTTTCAGAACAAACCAAGGTTACAATTTAATGTCAGAGAGTAATTAATTTGATCTCTGTGAGTACGGCGTAAGGAGAATTACATGGACCCTGATTGTGGAATTAAAACCAGGTATTGGATTATACAGGATTACaataatatgtatataataaaGAATTACACGGATTTAGACCAGTTGAGGATCACCATATCTGCAACTAGACTTTAAAACTGTAATGTTTATAATGCGCAAGGCCTCAGCTAATGTGTCTATAGACTAACAGAGACTTTAACAATCGCATTTGTGTCATAAGGGGAAACCGAGGGGATTCTCTGAAACACAAAATTATAAATTCTTCCGAGAACAGTAAAGTGAAGGGGGAGAACTCCTTGTTGGAACAGCAGAGTCTCTATCACTGATAAGGCATTCCTCAGCTGGAGTGTCCTGATGGTACAAGCTCTGTAACTGTTAAAGTGTGACACAGGTCAGTTCTGAGGTCATTAGGCTGAAAAGCTCTTTTTCCACAGCTACATCATGTGAAGTTTGAGGGTAAAAGCCACAGGCCGTGTGCTCTGACTCACAGCTGGCTGCTCGCTGTATTCAGGAGAGAGGAAAAAGTGACAGGCAGGGTCTGGCTGCTctttatacacatacacacacacacacacacacacacaggattttTACATCTGCTGAAGTCTTGTGAGCTCGCCAGTGCTTCGCTCGCATCATCTGTTAGTAATACTGCATATTTCACCACTCAGGCATCCCTGCTGAATATGTAACGCTTGGAATTTTCGACTTCAGCACACGGCACGCGGATCCGAGAGGATCAGACAAGTATAACCTGAATGTTTAAGGGATACTGTGGGTAAAATAGATAAAAGCTAATGAAATTACTGCACTGATAAACACTGCAAACAGGAAAATCAGGGAAGGTGCAGTTAGGGGTCatccaaacaaataaaaaatagtgCATCTACATGAGAATCCATTCTGAGGATTTGCCAATGGTCACTGGCACTCGTCTAAATCTGCCCTCTGAGGATTTACACCATGTGCCTGTCCACACTGACGAGGGTCAGACTGAGAAGCAGGTAGAATCAGCACTTTCTATGTGCTGCTGTTTCCTATCACTGAATAAAAGAGGTGTGTGCTtcctgttatatatatataccaaaacatttactaataataataaaaaataagcataTAAAGAATgtaatacacaaaataaattataaaaaaaactataaagaaAATATGATGTGAAGGTggaaaaattaaacattataaaTGATGTAGCGGTGGGAAATTTATTACAGGGGTTTCCAGTCTGTTATCAGATCTGATCAGACACTTGTCACACACAGCTGCCTGTTACACCAAGATTTTTATCCCTTGCATTTGATTTATACACTGCCTGATACGTGActgacagtaaataaacaagtaaacaaggCCGTTCCAGTAAATTCAATTGGAATAACGTTAGTTCCTGTTAATACATTCAAAAAGAACTAAATCTAGGACCAGAAACTGTATTCATGTTTGTTCTATCACATGTACAGCACATTAAAGCAATGtgttcagtaaataaacaagtcAACACCAAACCCAATGAGTAAAGTGTGACCGGGACACACTGGGCTTCCTACATTAGACCTAAACCTAAACATTGGACTTAACCTTGTGATGAGCATCCATCACAAAACTGAAAGCAAGCAGCGATGGTTTGTGGCCATCCTCATGTACCACAGGTATGTGCACAGTCACAGAACGATAGCTTCCCCTCGCTTTTAGAAATACTAACAGTGTCCTGATAGCTGGATGAAATTACAACTGTGATAGGGACCGGAtgtttctgcttttattttggCACATGAACCTTaactaaaatattaataaacaataacaaacacaacTACACTCAAGGATCCTCTCAGGGCACAACCAGACATAACATTGACATAAACATTGTGATACCAGTTTTTAGCACAGACAAGACAGTGTTCAATTCTTAAGAAGACATTTTACAGTTCTGTAAGCTCCTTCGGTCAAATCAACACAAGGACCAAaccacacagcagtgttctccccctgtgtaaacagccctgttcagaacgtccgctttcagcacctgttcctttaaatgataatgagccgctcgctgttcaccccgaccccgagcgcacagcagtgaggagcgaggagcagaagctctggtttttagccgttttcactctgttctctttcttctctgttttcgttttctccgtttttactcagtgctcttatttctcagcactttattgttttgttttgctgtgtttagcctcatctttgtgctctcacataaatgctgtgattggacacacaCAGATGAGGCGAAGGGGCAATTCTGAAGTCTACATTTGacatcagaagcggagcagattCAGAACGGCTGGTTTTATCTCGTTTTCTGACTGATGCAGCCCACttaaaactgactgggtggtcttaaTTCAGTGCGTGGGATTCCTAAATTATTGTGCACACGCCCTGAAAACATgcttttttcataatatgcccCCTTTATGGAATTCACACAAACTCTCGTAACAACACATGACTAATCAGATCTGGTCTTTTGCATGTGTTAATGCAGACTCTGTATTTTCCCAAAAGTTCACTCTTACTTTTACTACGAAATGTCACAGGAAGATAAAGCAGCGCAGACTCCGTTACGGGTCAGCACTCTGGGCAGATATGTGTCTGATTCACAACTCTCCAGACAAAGGCCCACTGTGCTTTTCCCGCATGCCATATTGACCGGATGACGTCACCCAAAGCCAGGCTGACCTCGCTATGTATCGCATTGTTAATTGATGAGAGCCTCTTTATACCACAGACAAGGAAAGAGCAGAGTGGTCCGCTGGGCCGAGCATCGCAGCGTCACGCTGATAAACGCGGTGTCAAGACTTACCTTACTCCCACTCTTCGGTGATCCTATCAGTATCAGCCTTGTTTTCTTCTTGAAAGGACTGCGTAGCTCATGGCATTTGTCAAAATTTTCCAGGTCTATTCGCTCTACGCAGTTCTTCAATTCCTGAGGGAACACAGGAAACTCAGATTCACGTCCAAACAAAGCCTGCTGCGAATAATTATACTTAGTTACTAAGTTAATATCCAATGTTAGGGATAGAGTACTGTACAGAACCCAGAAAACATCCATGATTCATTTTAGTTTCCGTCAAACTGGAGGGTTTCAGGATACTCCTGAGAAGGTCTAATTTGATCTAATACAGTCCACTAGCACAAAGAAGGCAAGGGAGTCAAACAATTCAGACTTAAAGAGAAATGGGGACTCCTAACAACCGTGCAACCGTGTCTTTGAACAAATCTCCGTGGTCTAATGGTCAGAGAATTAGGCTTGAGACCAGGAGTTTGCTGATTCAATTCTCTGAACCGGACAAAATAGTGTTCTTCTCCACTGCTGTGACTTTGAGAAAGGCCAGTCAGGGTGTGTTTGTGCTTACTGCCCCTAGTggcctttttttgtgtgtgttttgtttttcctttatgTTTAATGCTATTCTAATCACATAAACAGCGCAGCAATATGTTCCCTTTGAGAGAGAACTGAAGTCCACTCTCACTTCTAAACACGTCCTCCATGtctttctgtccatccttccactgtaaGACGTGGTGAAGCTTAGCTGTATTTATAGAAGTCATATAAGGATAAGTATCAGACAATACTCAGTATCACTTTCAGTTTTGAAGTAAGTGCCGGTATAGAAAACGTATCTCTAGctctaatatattttttcaggaaTGGATCCTTCAGAATCCTGCCCAGCTAtgttcctgcctgagctgggaatcaaaccctagttTACTGAGTAGaggacagcagtgttctccATTACACTCAACCAAACGTCGTGATTTATGCCGTGATTTAATGGCGTGTGCATTATCAGATATCGTCTCATTACCTCATTCTCGTAAACTGCAATTTCTGTCCTGTCCAGCTGGATGTAGCGCTCCTTATAACTGCCCAGGAACTTCCCCGTGGACTTCTTCAGCCAGCCGGCCTTGTCTGTGGACCTCACCCTTGTGGGCTTGGCTGGATCTTCCTTAACCTCCTGTCAAGAGACGGGAAGAGAATCAAAATCAAAGAACAGGACGTTGGCTTGGGCCCATGCCTGTTCCCTGAGTGGGCATTTACTGTAGGAGGACACAGTGGGTTATGCTTGTTGTGCTGATATAAGCATAAAAAAATgagtcacacaaacacttacGGACAGAATTCTGGGAAGAGATGACAAATATAAACCAAAGTTTGTATGATTAGACTTTGCTTATCTCTTTTATCACAGATGGAGCTTCCTCCATATTCCTACACACTTCTAAACACAGATATTAAAGCAATGTAACAGGAAATAATATGTAAACTCCTTTACATATTACACTAGAGTGAAACAGAGCTCTGAAACACAGTGAAAACCATGCAACTTGACTCATTTCCTCCTTCTTTAACTTGTGAACTGTTCTGTCCCACATCCATGCTGTCATGAAGTTCCTGAGTGGTTAATACATCAGCCAGTGATGCTAAATGGAGATGGTTATGTGTTGTAAAGATGCTGGATTAATAAAAACACTCTGTGGTAATAGTGTTAACCAATCTGTGGAGCTTTTAGTGACAATAAACTCTTCATACGTCTGCTTCCTTTTTTTCTATCAAACCTCTCTGACTGACTTTATTTTCCTATTTAGTTCCAGCACCAAAACCATGAACACAAATGCTAATAAAGCCAATATccctctatttatttatttgtctccCAGTCTATCCTCTCTCACACCATCTAACAATACCGCTGCGTTAAGTCGAGACGGTTTTCAGAGAGAGTCTGAAAGGAAATTCCTCAGGATGTGTCTATAAAGGGTCACGGGAGCTGTTTTTCCACTTTCACTTGGTCTTTGGAAAGCCAGGCGGTGCTTCGAATAATAGGAGCAGCACCGTGCCACGAGAGGCGGGCACCGCTGGTCGTCCCACAATGCCTCTGTCCAGGAAACGTCCTCTCTCTTGCACCATGACACTGCAGCTCTGGTGACCACGTCAAGGAGAGAGAAGCTGGGGGTGGATGGAACGTTAGAGTGGCTCTCTTTTGTTTTCCACACACGGCTGCAATCAGAATCTGTTCGtcccctggtcaaatgacatgttgagttttgtcatttggaaaaagtAATCACATCCTCTGCAGGGAGCTCATTTGGTAGTGGTTAGAAAAATAAAGCAGAACACCATTACTTTTGCACAGGTCACGTGTGTAAAGTATTTTTATTCGGTTCCTCAGTggtgaatattattatttatttgtgaattatACTGAAAGTCTGagtagtgtgtatttattttcacttctAAAATCACCAGTGGTCGAGAAACTTTCACACAGAACTACAGCAATGGAAAGGGAAATGGAAGAGCACTGCAACGCTGCTGCATCGCAAACACACACCGGCTGCCAGCGAGTTCGGGCGTGGTGGAAAAATCTATACAGTGTAAAAGGCCTTCAGCTGGTTCCACACTGCAGCATCTGGCCCCGAGCTCTATACAAAACTCCTACAGGAATCACGAGGAAGACGAGGAGAGTGTATGAGAACGAAGAGCAGTGTTTATGTTGAGGGGGAGTGTATCTGACACACTCAGCATGGGTTAATCAAACAGGATGTAGTGCTATAAGAAAGAATTCACAACATCATCAGTGATGCGCAGATATGAGAGCACACCACAGTTATTAACACCAAGGTCAAGTGTGCGAGTGTGGAACTAGTGTGAAAGTAGACTCGGAAGTAAAGTAAGTTCTTCACAGAGGTGTAACGATCTGGTTCGCCTGCTTTAGGCAAAATACCACAgagatcaaacaccacagctgcattctctgtctaaacagctctgttcagtcCAAATGCTTTCAGCACATGTTCCGTTAAACGATAAAGAGCACAGAGTTCAGAGTTCAACAACGTCCCCCACTGCAGAAAACTACTCTCGTTTTGTGTTTGCTCacttctcttatttctctgctctcGGTTTTTAACTTGTTGTGTTATTTTTCCACTTTCCTTTCTGCAGTTTTCATTCCCTTCACTTACTGTGCTAGGGTTAGTGTACTACGTTTACATTTCTGTTGCATTATCATTATCATATATTATACATgattgaaatgacaataaaatccaCTTGGCTTCAATTCTCCACTCTCGCTTTTGTCAATGTCACTGGTTTCTGTCATATCTCCACTTTCTGTTGTTGTCACTcggttctcttatttctctgcccTCGTCGTGTCTGTTTTACG encodes:
- the plekho2 gene encoding nucleolar protein dao-5; its protein translation is MDDEVKEDPAKPTRVRSTDKAGWLKKSTGKFLGSYKERYIQLDRTEIAVYENEELKNCVERIDLENFDKCHELRSPFKKKTRLILIGSPKSGSKVGDVKFQAQNQEEKDAWIKALSDGINRAKNKIFDEVKVDEGLSLEHVTRSRPKGNRGRRPPTRIHMKEAANVSSDGILRMDLDAVDRTPNGTHFVSTEGSETAKSQETPSKSMNDIPEEAASEGSPSQKKTLKPPMPPSKENKPSESQESEAPQKKVLKPPMPPSKDKKPSEIIEEEPGEVMQEKKVLKPPMPPSKDAKPTISVNGDGTQENASDGGGECGEAPTANETSPTPEESDEADDAESCEPTPLVTTNSTNPPIPPSKDKKPTKELTEKEGLSEGDDKGLPEIDNKEDKECEVGEKDGEDVKAINPDSEKTDEDEGGLKIEDKAFTLSNNAPKSQGVSWDSPSTDDNLVKEDATKPAVLDTTQSVEDKSSELVKSTSEVKSTPNSTPEIVKKGPPAPPKKKPMKPPIKSADTALESGPVVSSLPNTVTNPVSEKEAVPQNDMKPDTQETKDERKVFVLSISSPGAGEELDNISGAEVEVEEKSIDSGQLSAEDSENGDQVTSSTDKLEGSLQGLDGETSEEDLESSDSKTPPSVDKPSPEILPLTSKTTVENSSANPPQTTCPTTELSGSASVPSSKSKSASTGNLVDLQATPQGSDMNNLQSQVSVELEETVKLLGEIGPCSEGGSNPEDLLATAMEKLRKADQFLKEAAGYKELQNKSNRTSW